A stretch of Panthera tigris isolate Pti1 chromosome E2, P.tigris_Pti1_mat1.1, whole genome shotgun sequence DNA encodes these proteins:
- the SYCE1L gene encoding synaptonemal complex central element protein 1-like isoform X3, protein MAGKLEPLAMEPPEVVEETEEAEAKKKSSEEMVEAQALWESLHRELDSLNGEKVHLEEVLSKKQEALGILQLHCERKESGAQRKNMLQECTEQISVRNCQVTESCRQRKLGVQVEEQLENVMSQHKDLWELHMLKQRLTWEIRALQSSKEQLLTEEKLARDKLREVERRLRSPPEVGGARMVNDGQPAEVEILEGQETAPNRCPPKDAACKGEVGSPAMAARGQRRRGCPRSPWESASVGSRASRRRT, encoded by the exons caaagaagaaatccagtgaggaaatggtaGAGGCCCAAGCTCTCTGGGAGAGCCTGCACAGGGAACTGGACTCCT TGAATGGAGAGAAAGTTCACCTAGAGGAGGTCTTGAGCAAAAAGCAAG AGGCACTGGGGATCCTCCAGCTGCACTGCGAGAGGAAGGAAAGTGGAGCTCAGAG GAAGAACATGTTGCAGGAGTGCACAGAGCAAATTTCTGTCCGTAACTGTCAGGTTACAGAGAGTTGCAGGCAGAGGAAGCTGGG GGTTCAGGTTGAAGAACAGCTGGAGAATGTGATGAGCCAGCACAAGGACCTCTGGGAATTGCAC ATGTTGAAGCAGCGATTGACCTGGGAGATACGTGCCCTGCAGAGCAGCAAGGAGCAGCTGCTCACTGAAG AGAAACTGGCCCGGGACAAGCTGCGGGAGGTGGAGCGGAGGCTGCGCTCGCCACCCGAGGTCGGGGGCGCCCGGATGGTGAACGACGG GCAGCCGGCGGAGGTGGAGATACTCGAGGGGCAGGAGACTGCCCCAAACCGTTGCCCCCCAAAGGACGCGGCCTGCAAAGGAGAGGTAGGGAGCCCGGCGATGGCGGCGAGGGGGCAGAGACGGCGGGGCTGCCCTCGGAGTCCCTGGGAGTCAGCGTCCGTGGGGAGCAGGGCGTCCCGGCGGAGGACGTGA